From Mus pahari chromosome 20, PAHARI_EIJ_v1.1, whole genome shotgun sequence, the proteins below share one genomic window:
- the Lsm6 gene encoding U6 snRNA-associated Sm-like protein LSm6 — translation MSLRKQTPSDFLKQIIGRPVVVKLNSGVDYRGVLACLDGYMNIALEQTEEYVNGQLKNKYGDAFIRGNNVLYISTQKRRM, via the exons ATGAGCCTGCGGAAGCAAACCCCTAGTGACTTCTTAAAGCAGATCATCGGGCGGCCAGTTGTGGTGAAATTAAATTCTGGAGTGGATTATCGAG GGGTCCTGGCCTGCCTGGATGGCTACATGAATATAGCCCTGGAACAGACAGAGGAGTATGTAAATGGACAGCTGAAGAATAAGTACGGAGATGCGTTCATCCGAGGAAACAATG TGCTGTACATAAGTACACAGAAGAGGCGGATGTGA